From a region of the Hippopotamus amphibius kiboko isolate mHipAmp2 chromosome 3, mHipAmp2.hap2, whole genome shotgun sequence genome:
- the UGDH gene encoding UDP-glucose 6-dehydrogenase isoform X2: MFEIKKICCIGAGYVGGPTCSVIAHMCPEIRVTVVDVNESRINAWNSPTLPIYEPGLKEVVESCRGKNLFFSTNIDDAIKEADLVFISVNTPTKTYGMGKGRAADLKYIEACARRIVQNSHGYKIVTEKSTVPVRAAESIRRIFDANTKPNLNLQVLSNPEFLAEGTAIKDLKNPDRVLIGGDETPEGQRAVQALCAVYEHWVPREKILTTNTWSSELSKLAANAFLAQRISSINSISALCEATGADVEEVATAIGMDQRIGNKFLKASVGFGGSCFQKDVLNLVYLCEALNLPEVARYWQQVIDMNDYQRRRFASRIIDSLFNTVTDKKIAILGFAFKKDTGDTRESSSIYISKYLMDEGAHLHIYDPKVPREQIVVDLSHPGVSEDDQVARLVTISKDPYEACDGAHAVVICTEWDMFKELDYERIHKKMLKPAFIFDGRRVLDGLHNELQTIGFQIETIGKKVSSKRIPYAPSGEIPKFSLQDLPNKKPRV; encoded by the exons ATGTTTGAAATTAAGAAGATCTGCTGCATCGGTGCAGGCTACGTTGGAGGCCCCACATGTAGTGTCATTGCTCATATGTGCCCTGAAATCAGGGTAACGGTGGTTGATGTCAATGAATCAAGAATCAATGCATGGAACTCTCCTACACTTCCTATTTATGAG ccagGACTAAAAGAAGTGGTAGAATCCTGTCGaggaaaaaatctatttttttctaccaATATTGATGATGCCATTAAAGAAGCAGATcttgtatttatttct GTGAACACTCCAACCAAAACCTACGGAATGGGAAAAGGCCGCGCAGCAGATCTAAAGTATATTGAAGCTTGCGCTAGACGCATTGTGCAAAACTCACACGGGTACAAAATTGTGACTGAGAAAAGCACAGTTCCAGTGCGGGCAGCAGAAAGTATTCGTCGAATATTTGATGCGAACACAAAACCCAACTTGAATTTACAG GTGCTGTCCAACCCTGAATTCTTGGCAGAAGGAACGGCCATCAAGGACCTCAAGAACCCAGACAGAGTACTGATTGGAGGGGATGAAACCCCAGAGGGCCAGAGAGCTGTGCAGGCACTGTGTGCTGTGTATGAGCACTGGGTTCCCAGAGAAAAGATCCTCACCACCAACACTTGGTCTTCAGAACTTTCCAAACTG gcagCAAATGCTTTTCTAGCACAGAGAATCAGCAGCATCAACTCTATAAGTGCGCTCTGTGAAGCAACAGGAGCTGATGTAGAAGAGGTGGCAACAGCCATTGGAATGGACCAGAGAATTGGAAATAAGTTTCTGAAAGCCAGCGTTG gttTTGGTGGGAGTTGCTTTCAAAAGGATGTTCTGAATTTGGTTTATCTCTGTGAGGCTCTAAATTTGCCTGAAGTAGCTCGTTATTGGCAGCAG GTCATAGACATGAATGACTACCAGAGAAGGAGGTTTGCTTCCCGGATTATAGACAGTCTGTTTAATACAGTGACTGATAAGAAGATAGCTATCTTGGGGTTTGCATTCAAAAAGGACACGGGTGATACGAG agAGTCGTCTAGTATATATATTAGCAAGTACTTGATGGATGAAGGCGCACACCTCCACATATATGACCCGAAAGTGCCAAGGGAACAAATAGTTGTGGATCTTTCTCATCCAGGAGTTTCAGAGGATGACCAAG TGGCCCGGCTTGTGACCATTTCCAAGGACCCCTATGAAGCATGTGATGGTGCCCATGCTGTTGTGATTTGCACTGAATGGGACATGTTTAAG GAACTGGATTATGAACGCATTCATAAAAAAATGCTGAAGCCAGCCTTTATCTTTGATGGACGACGTGTCCTGGATGGGCTCCACAATGAACTACAAACTATTGGCTTCCAG attGAAACAATTGGCAAAAAGGTGTCTTCAAAGAGAATTCCATATGCTCCTTCTGGTGAAATTCCAAAGTTTAGCCTTCAGGATCTACCCAACAAGAAACCCAGAGTATAG
- the UGDH gene encoding UDP-glucose 6-dehydrogenase isoform X1, with protein MFEIKKICCIGAGYVGGPTCSVIAHMCPEIRVTVVDVNESRINAWNSPTLPIYEPGLKEVVESCRGKNLFFSTNIDDAIKEADLVFISVNTPTKTYGMGKGRAADLKYIEACARRIVQNSHGYKIVTEKSTVPVRAAESIRRIFDANTKPNLNLQVLSNPEFLAEGTAIKDLKNPDRVLIGGDETPEGQRAVQALCAVYEHWVPREKILTTNTWSSELSKLAANAFLAQRISSINSISALCEATGADVEEVATAIGMDQRIGNKFLKASVGFGGSCFQKDVLNLVYLCEALNLPEVARYWQQADFVAGPQMGLKFSRTPHLDTHPSLMHGKVIDMNDYQRRRFASRIIDSLFNTVTDKKIAILGFAFKKDTGDTRESSSIYISKYLMDEGAHLHIYDPKVPREQIVVDLSHPGVSEDDQVARLVTISKDPYEACDGAHAVVICTEWDMFKELDYERIHKKMLKPAFIFDGRRVLDGLHNELQTIGFQIETIGKKVSSKRIPYAPSGEIPKFSLQDLPNKKPRV; from the exons ATGTTTGAAATTAAGAAGATCTGCTGCATCGGTGCAGGCTACGTTGGAGGCCCCACATGTAGTGTCATTGCTCATATGTGCCCTGAAATCAGGGTAACGGTGGTTGATGTCAATGAATCAAGAATCAATGCATGGAACTCTCCTACACTTCCTATTTATGAG ccagGACTAAAAGAAGTGGTAGAATCCTGTCGaggaaaaaatctatttttttctaccaATATTGATGATGCCATTAAAGAAGCAGATcttgtatttatttct GTGAACACTCCAACCAAAACCTACGGAATGGGAAAAGGCCGCGCAGCAGATCTAAAGTATATTGAAGCTTGCGCTAGACGCATTGTGCAAAACTCACACGGGTACAAAATTGTGACTGAGAAAAGCACAGTTCCAGTGCGGGCAGCAGAAAGTATTCGTCGAATATTTGATGCGAACACAAAACCCAACTTGAATTTACAG GTGCTGTCCAACCCTGAATTCTTGGCAGAAGGAACGGCCATCAAGGACCTCAAGAACCCAGACAGAGTACTGATTGGAGGGGATGAAACCCCAGAGGGCCAGAGAGCTGTGCAGGCACTGTGTGCTGTGTATGAGCACTGGGTTCCCAGAGAAAAGATCCTCACCACCAACACTTGGTCTTCAGAACTTTCCAAACTG gcagCAAATGCTTTTCTAGCACAGAGAATCAGCAGCATCAACTCTATAAGTGCGCTCTGTGAAGCAACAGGAGCTGATGTAGAAGAGGTGGCAACAGCCATTGGAATGGACCAGAGAATTGGAAATAAGTTTCTGAAAGCCAGCGTTG gttTTGGTGGGAGTTGCTTTCAAAAGGATGTTCTGAATTTGGTTTATCTCTGTGAGGCTCTAAATTTGCCTGAAGTAGCTCGTTATTGGCAGCAG GCTGACTTCGTGGCTGGACCTCAGATGGGGTTGAAATTTAGCCGTACTCCCCACCTTGACACCCATCCCAGCCTGATGCATGGAAAG GTCATAGACATGAATGACTACCAGAGAAGGAGGTTTGCTTCCCGGATTATAGACAGTCTGTTTAATACAGTGACTGATAAGAAGATAGCTATCTTGGGGTTTGCATTCAAAAAGGACACGGGTGATACGAG agAGTCGTCTAGTATATATATTAGCAAGTACTTGATGGATGAAGGCGCACACCTCCACATATATGACCCGAAAGTGCCAAGGGAACAAATAGTTGTGGATCTTTCTCATCCAGGAGTTTCAGAGGATGACCAAG TGGCCCGGCTTGTGACCATTTCCAAGGACCCCTATGAAGCATGTGATGGTGCCCATGCTGTTGTGATTTGCACTGAATGGGACATGTTTAAG GAACTGGATTATGAACGCATTCATAAAAAAATGCTGAAGCCAGCCTTTATCTTTGATGGACGACGTGTCCTGGATGGGCTCCACAATGAACTACAAACTATTGGCTTCCAG attGAAACAATTGGCAAAAAGGTGTCTTCAAAGAGAATTCCATATGCTCCTTCTGGTGAAATTCCAAAGTTTAGCCTTCAGGATCTACCCAACAAGAAACCCAGAGTATAG